The Bacillota bacterium genome includes a region encoding these proteins:
- a CDS encoding UbiX family flavin prenyltransferase: MTGKLVVGITGASGAMYAVRFLHHAAQHFEQLLVIASEHALSVARTELGLDIDPHDLCAQSLLGKDYPNIVFLNPRDYFTPPASGSFRHDGMVIIPCSMGTAGRIAHGVSDDLLTRAADVCLKERRKLILVVRETPFNLVHLRTLTALTEAGAVVLPAAPAFYHRPRTVEELVDTVVARVLQLLGVEQQIMRQWQVEE; this comes from the coding sequence TTGACGGGGAAATTGGTGGTGGGTATCACAGGCGCCAGTGGCGCGATGTACGCGGTGCGCTTCCTGCATCACGCGGCGCAGCACTTCGAGCAGCTGCTGGTCATCGCTTCGGAACATGCGCTGTCCGTCGCGCGGACGGAGCTGGGTCTGGACATCGATCCGCACGACCTTTGCGCTCAGAGCCTTCTGGGTAAAGATTACCCCAACATCGTGTTCCTGAACCCCAGAGACTATTTCACCCCGCCTGCCAGCGGCTCGTTCCGGCACGATGGCATGGTGATTATCCCCTGCTCGATGGGCACGGCAGGGCGCATCGCGCATGGCGTTTCGGATGACCTCCTCACCCGCGCGGCGGACGTCTGCCTGAAGGAGAGGCGGAAGCTGATTCTGGTGGTGCGCGAGACGCCGTTCAATCTGGTTCACCTGCGCACGCTCACTGCGCTCACGGAGGCGGGTGCAGTGGTGCTGCCTGCCGCGCCCGCGTTCTATCACCGTCCGCGCACGGTCGAGGAGCTGGTGGATACGGTGGTGGCGCGGGTGCTGCAGCTATTGGGGGTAGAACAGCAGATTATGCGCCAGTGGCAAGTTGAGGAGTAA
- a CDS encoding TRAM domain-containing protein, with product MSARSFRWTLTVLLIILGLVVGYQSTPWFIETLRRLLPTGAGQADTPNILDDRNFQLTVRVALTVVGGLIGVILSSEIFRFVLNVQKQIESASTREKIALTVGGTFGVLLTVPFAVLFSRYGLVGIPLTLVVGITFVYLSTVAVLSMKDLRVVLPTTEGALDEETPRIKILDTNVIIDGRIADICRTGFIEGPIYVPGFVIDELQHIADSSDSLRRARGRRGLDILNQMQKERHLEVRTYDDMADPNEPVDKRLVSLAKSINGVIVTNDFNLNKVAELEGVPVLNVNELANALKPVVLPGEEMRVRIIKEGNQPNQGVGYMDDGTMIVVEGGRDYIDQDVDVLVTSVLQTVAGKMIFASVKTSESEASEWTDLRAARLRRRR from the coding sequence ATGTCCGCGCGTTCCTTTCGCTGGACGTTGACCGTGCTCCTCATCATCCTCGGTCTGGTGGTGGGGTATCAGTCCACGCCGTGGTTCATCGAGACATTGAGGCGACTGCTGCCCACAGGCGCAGGTCAAGCCGACACTCCCAACATTCTGGACGACCGCAACTTTCAGCTCACCGTGCGGGTTGCGCTGACGGTGGTGGGCGGCTTGATCGGCGTCATCCTCAGCTCGGAGATATTCCGCTTCGTGCTGAACGTGCAGAAGCAGATCGAGAGCGCGTCCACCCGCGAGAAAATCGCCCTGACCGTCGGGGGCACGTTTGGCGTGCTGTTGACCGTGCCCTTTGCCGTGTTGTTCAGCCGATACGGGCTTGTCGGCATTCCGCTCACGCTGGTGGTGGGCATCACGTTTGTGTATCTCAGCACCGTGGCGGTGTTGAGCATGAAAGACCTGCGCGTGGTGCTTCCCACAACGGAAGGTGCTTTGGACGAAGAGACGCCCAGAATCAAGATTCTGGACACCAACGTGATTATCGACGGGCGGATTGCGGACATCTGCCGCACGGGCTTTATCGAGGGCCCCATCTACGTGCCGGGCTTCGTCATCGACGAGCTGCAGCATATCGCCGACTCGTCGGACTCGTTGCGTCGGGCGCGGGGCAGGCGCGGGCTGGACATCCTCAACCAGATGCAGAAGGAGCGGCATCTGGAGGTGCGCACCTACGACGACATGGCTGACCCCAACGAGCCGGTGGACAAGCGGCTGGTGAGCCTCGCCAAGAGCATCAACGGCGTGATAGTGACCAACGATTTCAACCTGAACAAGGTCGCCGAGCTGGAGGGCGTGCCGGTGCTGAACGTGAACGAGCTGGCGAACGCCCTCAAGCCGGTGGTACTGCCCGGTGAGGAGATGCGGGTGCGCATCATCAAGGAGGGCAACCAGCCCAATCAGGGCGTGGGCTACATGGACGACGGCACGATGATTGTGGTGGAAGGCGGGCGCGACTACATCGACCAGGATGTGGACGTGCTGGTGACCAGCGTGCTGCAGACGGTGGCGGGCAAGATGATTTTCGCCAGCGTGAAGACTTCGGAGAGCGAAGCCAGCGAATGGACAGACCTGCGCGCAGCGCGTCTGCGTCGGCGGCGGTAG